One genomic segment of Gossypium arboreum isolate Shixiya-1 chromosome 3, ASM2569848v2, whole genome shotgun sequence includes these proteins:
- the LOC108474705 gene encoding ferredoxin-thioredoxin reductase, variable chain, producing the protein MSTSTATSGTCLIICSNGKSSLETKTSTMITLKSSSFPSRLTAVSIKARTRVVSCRAVSTASVDKDEKDASISGSEEDPEAAKVGAKVRVKVPLKVYHVPRVPEVDLNGMEGVIKQFVGVWKGKRISANLPYKVEFVTEIEDRGPVKFLAHLKEDELEFLD; encoded by the coding sequence ATGAGTACAAGTACGGCCACGTCCGGTACATGTTTGATCATATGCTCCAATGGAAAATCATCTCTCGAAACCAAAACCTCCACGATGATTACGTTGAAATCGTCGTCGTTTCCTTCCCGTTTAACCGCCGTTTCTATAAAGGCGAGGACGAGAGTTGTTTCCTGCCGAGCTGTCTCCACCGCTTCCGTCGACAAGGACGAGAAAGACGCGTCGATTTCGGGATCGGAGGAAGACCCAGAGGCGGCTAAAGTTGGGGCAAAGGTTAGGGTAAAAGTGCCTCTCAAAGTTTACCACGTGCCTCGCGTCCCTGAGGTGGATCTGAACGGCATGGAAGGAGTGATTAAACAATTCGTGGGGGTGTGGAAAGGGAAAAGGATTTCAGCTAATCTACCTTACAAGGTGGAGTTCGTCACTGAGATTGAAGACCGAGGACCTGTCAAGTTCTTAGCCCATCTTAAAGAGGATGAATTGGAATTCCTTGATTAA
- the LOC108474983 gene encoding alpha-galactosidase 1, with protein sequence MEIKGYIVALIMAMAMMELASLTLATSRRSMLTNGIGLTPPMGWNSWNHFGCDIDEKMVKETADALVSTGLSKLGYVYVNIDDCWAEIARDDKGNIMPKNSTFPSGIKALADYAHSKGLKLGIYGDAGYYTCSKTMPGSLGLEEQDAKTFASWGIDYLKYDNCHHDGSKPIERYPVMSKALKKAGRPIFFSLCEWGEMHPAEWGFHVGNSWRTTCDITDTWESMISRADQNELYAQYARPGGWNDPDMLEIGNGGMTKDEYIVHFSLWAISKAPLLLGCDIRNMTQETIEIISNKEVIAVNQDSYGIQARKARMHGDEETWVAPLSSYRTAVVILNRGSVRYSVTAFWEDMGLDPNIVVEARDLWEHKTLKNRFVGNITIMLNPHSCKMYVLKPIS encoded by the exons ATGGAAATTAAAGGCTATATTGTGGCTTTAATAATGGCAATGGCGATGATGGAATTGGCGTCTTTAACACTGGCAACCAGTAGGAGAAGTATGCTCACCAATGGCATTGGATTGACTCCTCCCATGGG GTGGAACAGTTGGAATCATTTCGGATGCGATATTGATGAAAAGATGGTAAAAGAAACCG CTGATGCTCTAGTTTCAACTGGTCTTTCCAAGCTTGGATATGTATATGTTAATATAG ATGATTGCTGGGCTGAAATTGCTCGTGATGACAAG GGCAATATAATGCCTAAGAACTCGACATTTCCATCTGGGATAAAAGCTTTGGCAGATTATGCTCATAGCAAGGGTCTTAAGCTAGGAATCTATGGAGATGCAGG GTATTATACTTGTAGTAAGACAATGCCTGGTTCACTCGGTTTAGAAGAACAGGATGCTAAAACCTTTGCTTCCTGG GGTATTGATTATTTGAAGTATGATAACTGTCACCATGATGGATCAAAGCCAATTGAAAG ATATCCTGTTATGTCTAAAGCTTTGAAGAAGGCTGGCCGCCCCATATTCTTTTCTCTGTGTGAATG GGGAGAAATGCACCCTGCTGAATGGGGTTTCCATGTAGGAAATAGCTGGAGGACAACTTGTGACATAACTGATACATGGGAA AGTATGATTTCGAGAGCTGATCAAAATGAATTGTATGCTCAATATGCAAGGCCCGGTGGTTGGAATG ATCCGGACATGCTTGAGATCGGGAATGGAGGGATGACGAAAGATGAATATATAGTACATTTCAGCTTATGGGCTATTTCCAAG GCTCCTCTTCTTCTCGGCTGCGACATAAGGAATATGACACAAGAGACTATAGAGATCATTTCAAACAAAGAGGTCATTGCTGTTAACCAAG ATTCTTATGGTATTCAAGCTAGGAAGGCTAGGATGCACGGTGATGAAGAG ACTTGGGTTGCGCCACTTTCCAGCTATAGGACAGCAGTTGTCATTCTCAATAGGGGTTCAGTTCGCTATTCTGTAACCGCGTTCTGGGAGGATATGGGACTAGACCCCAACATTGTAGTTGAAGCTAGGGACCTTTGGGAG CATAAAACACTGAAGAACCGATTTGTGGGCAATATTACAATAATGTTGAACCCTCATTCATGCAAAATGTATGTGTTGAAACCAATTTCTTGA
- the LOC108474984 gene encoding ABC transporter B family member 19-like, whose product MLTKVLHIAGEIFIDNHNIKDLDLKFLRKNIGAVSQEPSLFSGNIKDNIKLGNMDASDQQIHDAATMANAHTFISQLPNQYSTEVVHLVGQRGVQLSGGQKQRIAIARAILKNPPILLLDEATSALDSESEKLVQDALERAMQGRTVVLIAHRMSTIVNADIIAVVENGQVTETGTHSSLLDSSNFYNNLFSIQNIGQIRGSRTTETTEESATADKQFSTLDIELKEETRELDGHCTESSEQVEPQRSENTSLFFRIWFGSRKRELANVATGSIAAAFAGVSKPFFGFFIITVGVAYYQKDAKQLVGKYSIIFALIGLLALFMHTLQHYFYGVVGEKAMANLRKALYSGILRNEVGWFEKPENNVGSLTSRVINDTSIVKTIISDRMSVIVQCISSILIATVVSMVVNWRMALVAWAVMPCHFIGGLIQAKSAKGFASDSAATHREVVALASESAANIRTIASFCHEEHILRKARISLEKPMKRSMKESIKYGIIQGFSLCLWNIAHAVALWYTTILVDRKQASFENGIRAYQIFSLTVPSITELWTLIPSVISAINVLTPAFETLDRRTEIEPEKPEDLQLERIKGKIEFQNVKFNYPLRPEVIVLNNFSLQIEPGAKVAIVGPSGAGKSSVLAILLMFYVPLEGRVLIDDKNIKEYNLKMLRKQIGLVQQEPLLFSSSIRNNICYGTEQASETEIMEVSRQANIHEFISNLPDGYDTVVGEKGCQLSGGQKQRIAIARTLLKKPAILLMDEATSALDGESERIIVKALESLNQKGNDGLVSRITRITVAHRLSTIISSDLIVVMDRGEIVESGSHSTLISISEGVYSRLCNLQNAMEM is encoded by the exons ATGTTGACGAAAGTGCTACACATTGCAGGGGAGATTTTCATTGACAATCATAACATCAAGGATCTGGATTTGAAGTTCCTCCGGAAGAATATTGGAGCAGTATCCCAAGAACCATCACTCTTTTCCGGTAACATCAAGGATAATATCAAATTAGGAAACATGGATGCAAGCGATCAACAGATCCATGATGCAGCAACGATGGCAAATGCACATACTTTCATTTCTCAACTTCCGAATCAGTACTCAACTGAGGTCGTCCACCTG GTAGGCCAAAGAGGAGTGCAGTTATCAGGAGGGCAGAAACAAAGAATTGCCATAGCAAGAGCTATTCTAAAGAACCCTCCAATTCTTTTACTCGATGAGGCAACAAGCGCACTTGATTCAGAGTCGGAGAAACTGGTTCAAGATGCACTGGAGAGGGCTATGCAGGGCAGGACCGTTGTCCTAATTGCACACCGGATGTCAACCATTGTCAATGCCGATATAATCGCAGTTGTGGAGAATGGACAAGTTACAGAAACAGGAACTCACTCCAGCTTGTTAGACTCTAGCAATTTCTATAACAATCTGTTCAGCATTCAGAACATCGGGCAGATTCGGGGTTCGAG GACTACCGAAACTACTGAAGAATCTGCCACTGCTGATAAACAGTTTTCAACTCTAGACATTGAGCTAAAAGAGGAAACAAGGGAACTCGATGGACATTGTACCGAATCTTCGGAGCAAGTTGAACCGCAAAGGAGTGAAAACACGAGTTTGTTCTTCAGAATTTGGTTTGGCTCAAGGAAACGTGAGCTTGCAAATGTTGCTACTGGTTCTATAGCTGCAGCTTTTGCTGGTGTTTCAAAGCCATTTTTTGGATTCTTCATCATAACTGTGGGAGTTGCATACTACCAGAAAGATGCAAAGCAGCTAGTCGGAAAGTATTCGATTATCTTTGCACTTATAGGATTGCTAGCTTTATTCATGCACACCCTGCAGCATTACTTTTACGGAGTGGTTGGAGAAAAGGCAATGGCAAACCTCAGGAAAGCTTTATATTCAG GTATACTACGTAATGAAGTTGGTTGGTTTGAGAAACCAGAGAACAATGTTGGTTCACTTACCTCAAGGGTCATCAACGACACCTCAATTGTCAAAACCATTATTTCCGATAGGATGTCCGTTATCGTCCAGTGTATTTCTTCGATACTGATTGCAACAGTAGTTAGCATGGTTGTTAACTGGAGAATGGCACTAGTAGCTTGGGCAGTGATGCCTTGCCACTTCATTGGTGGACTCATTCAGGCCAAATCAGCCAAAGGATTCGCAAGCGACTCGGCTGCTACTCACCGTGAAGTTGTTGCCCTTGCATCTGAATCCGCAGCCAACATACGAACCATAGCATCATTTTGCCATGAAGAACACATACTAAGGAAAGCTAGAATCTCCCTGGAAAAGCCAATGAAAAGGAGCATGAAAGAAAGCATCAAATATGGCATCATTCAAGGCTTTTCCCTTTGTTTATGGAACATAGCTCATGCTGTCGCATTATGGTACACAACAATTTTGGTCGATAGGAAACAAGCAAGTTTCGAAAATGGTATTAGAGCATACCAAATTTTCTCCCTCACAGTACCTTCAATCACTGAACTATGGACATTGATCCCTTCAGTCATTTCAGCAATTAACGTACTAACGCCAGCATTTGAAACCCTCGACCGGAGAACCGAAATCGAACCTGAAAAACCGGAAGATTTGCAGCTTGAGAGGATCAAAGGAAAGATCGAGTTCCAAAACGTTAAATTCAACTATCCATTAAGGCCAGAAGTGATTGTCCTCAACAACTTCAGTTTACAAATTGAACCAGGAGCAAAAGTAGCCATTGTTGGACCAAGTGGAGCTGGTAAATCCTCAGTGTTAGCCATTTTACTAATGTTTTACGTTCCATTGGAAGGAAGGGTTCTTATTGACGACAAAAACATAAAGGAATACAATCTAAAGATGTTGAGGAAACAAATCGGATTAGTACAACAAGAGCCACTTCTTTTCAGTTCTTCCATTAGAAACAACATCTGTTACGGAACCGAACAAGCTTCAGAAACCGAAATAATGGAGGTATCAAGACAAGCAAACATACATGAATTCATAAGCAATTTACCGGATGGATACGACACGGTTGTCGGCGAAAAAGGGTGTCAACTTTCCGGCGGGCAAAAGCAAAGGATCGCCATTGCTCGAACCTTGCTAAAGAAACCTGCAATCTTGCTTATGGATGAAGCAACGAGTGCGCTGGATGGTGAGTCGGAAAGGATCATTGTAAAGGCCCTGGAATCATTGAATCAAAAGGGTAATGATGGGTTAGTGAGTAGAATCACGCGGATTACAGTGGCTCATAGATTATCGACGATTATAAGCTCGGATTTGATTGTGGTTATGGATAGAGGAGAGATTGTTGAGAGTGGGTCTCACTCAACGTTGATATCAATATCCGAGGGAGTGTATTCGAGATTATGTAATCTCCAGAATGCAATGGAAATGTAA
- the LOC108476343 gene encoding katanin p80 WD40 repeat-containing subunit B1 homolog KTN80.3 isoform X1 — protein sequence MTTKRAYKLQEFVAHSSSVNCLKIGRKSSRVLVTGGEDHKVNLWAIGKPNAILSLSGHTSGIDSVSFDSSEVLVAAGAASGTIKLWDLEEAKIVRTLTGHRSNCISVDFHPFGEFFASGSLDTNLKIWDIRKKGCIHTYKGHTRGVNTIRFTPDGRWVVSGGEDNIVKVWDLTAGKLLHDFKYHEGQIQCLDFHPHEFLLATGSADRTVKFWDLETFELIGSAGPETTGVRCLTFNPDGRTVLCGLHESLKVFSWEPIRCHDGVDVGWSKLSDLNIHEGKLLGCSYNQSCVGVWVVDISRIEPYAVGNANRVNGHSEPKSSSGGNLSVLNENTAKPSMGRFSVSQNPDPLVKETKSLGRLSVSQNSDPAKESKTPGNAPGNPQRVNLNTAPKTTQPNSVTVPTVAAPKRSSTKASVAISVPIFNKSDVIPVIVPRNDARLDQAAESRKEVGISGRSVEQAADSRNEVGITGRNLEPSQLAAESRKEVGIAGKSLEPRQPAAESRKEAGIVGRTLEQGADSRKELGIVGRTMPFSLQSKTNSFRKFQNFKEDMDQPAISAASETTGSKASEFNSVLDRSIFSAVRGPIQGISAAERNMREDRCIGSGKSEPNSAAELPSSYRDENHDAHVQKTHRDTYPLESLKGGRTRPVVLNIEKRGRSSNYDGPIMSVSPKNASMANMPSVNVYKQRGYAASVEKEMPSASDGDAVADLMEQHDQFISSMQSRLAKLQAVHRYWERKDIKGAIGAIEKMADHAVLADVMSIVIEKMDIVTLDICTCLLPLLSGLLGSDMDRHLSICLDMLLKLVRVFGSMIYSTISASTPVGVDIEAEQRFERCNLCFIELEKVKRCLPTLSRRGGSVAKSAQELNLALQEVS from the exons ATGACCACCAAGCGCGCTTACAAGCTAC AGGAATTTGTGGCACACTCTTCAAGTGTGAATTGCCTAAAGATTGGAAGGAAATCTTCGAGGGTTCTTGTGACTGGTGGGGAAGATCACAAGGTTAATCTTTGGGCTATTGGTAAACCCAACGCCATACTG AGTTTATCCGGACATACTAGTGGGATAGATTCCGTGAGCTTTGATTCTTCAGAAGTCTTGGTAGCTGCAGGTGCTGCAAGTGGTACCATCAAACTTTGGGATTTGGAGGAGGCAAAAA TTGTTCGGACTCTGACTGGTCATAGATCCAATTGCATCTCTGTGGATTTCCACCCCTTTGGTGAGTTCTTTGCATCTGGTTCTCTTGATACGAATCTCAAGATATGGGATATCAGAAAGAAAGGGTGTATCCACACTTACAAGGGCCATACTCGAGGAGTCAATACAATCAGGTTTACACCAGATGGCCGATGGGTTGTATCTGGTGGCGAGGACAACATTGTGAAG GTCTGGGATTTGACTGCTGGAAAACTATTACACGATTTCAAGTATCATGAAGGCCAAATTCAGTGCTTAGATTTCCATCCTCATGAGTTTCTATTGGCTACAG GTTCAGCTGATCGGACTGTTAAATTTTGGGACCTTGAAACCTTTGAACTTATTGGTTCAGCTGGGCCTGAG ACCACTGGAGTCCGTTGCTTGACCTTCAATCCTGATGGGAGGACTGTACTGTGTGGGTTGCATGAAAGTCTGAAG GTTTTCTCCTGGGAACCAATAAGATGTCATGATGGTGTGGATGTGGGATGGTCTAAATTGTCAGATCTTAATATTCATGAAGGAAAACTTCTTGGCTGCTCGTATAATCAAAGCTGTGTTGGAGTATGGGTTGTAGATATCTCG CGTATAGAGCCATATGCTGTTGGTAATGCTAATCGTGTGAATGGTCACTCTGAACCCAAATCTAGTTCAGGTGGAAACCTCTCCGTACTGAATGAGAACACAGCAAAACCTAGTATGGGAAGATTTTCTGTTTCACAAAATCCTGATCCTTTAGTGAAGGAAACAAAATCCCTTGGAAGGTTGTCTGTTTCACAAAACTCAGATCCTGCCAAGGAGTCCAAAA CCCCAGGAAATGCACCCGGTAACCCTCAGAGGGTCAATTTAAACACTGCTCCAAAGACTACTCAACCAAATTCCGTAACTGTTCCTACTGTAGCAGCTCCAAAGAGGAGTTCTACGAAGGCTAGTGTGGCcatcagtgttccaattttcaacaAGTCAGATGTCATACCTGTGATTGTGCCTAGAAATGATGCTAGGTTGGATCAGGCTGCTGAATCAAGAAAAGAAGTTGGAATATCTGGGAGAAGTGTGGAGCAGGCTGCTGATTCAAGAAACGAAGTTGGAATAACTGGGAGAAATTTAGAGCCAAGTCAACTTGCTGCTGAATCTAGAAAAGAAGTTGGAATAGCTGGGAAGAGTTTAGAGCCAAGGCAACCGGCTGCTGAATCTAGAAAAGAAGCTGGAATAGTTGGGAGAACTTTGGAGCAGGGAGCTGATTCCAGAAAAGAACTTGGTATTGTTGGAAGAACCATGCCATTTTCTTTGCAGTCAAAGACAAATAGTTTTCGGAAGTTTCAAAATTTCAAGGAAGACATGGACCAGCCAGCTATCTCTGCTGCCTCTGAAACTACAGGTTCTAAGGCTTCTGAATTCAACAGTGTGCTGGACAGGAGTATTTTTTCTGCTGTAAGAGGCCCTATTCAAGGAATATCTGCTGCTGAAAGGAATATGAGGGAAGATAGGTGCATTGGCTCTGGCAAGAGTGAACCAAACTCAGCAGCAGAGTTGCCTTCAAGCTACCGGGATGAAAATC ATGATGCACATGTGCAAAAAACACATAGAGATACATATCCTTTAGAAAGCCTAAAAGGAG GAAGAACACGTCCAGTAGTCTTAAATATTGAGAAAAGAGGGAGATCTTCTAATTATGATGGACCTATTATGAGTGTCTCTCCGAAGAATGCATCAATGGCAAACATGCCTTCTGTCAATGTG TATAAACAAAGAGGATACGCTGCATCTGTGGAAAAAGAAATGCCTTCTGCCAGTGATGGGGATGCTGTTGCAGATCTAATGGAGCAACATGACCAATTCATTAGTTCCATGCAATCTCGTTTAGCTAAGTTACAG GCTGTTCATCGGTATTGGGAAAGAAAAGACATAAAGGGGGCAATTGGTGCAATTGAAAAGATGGCTGATCATGCT GTGCTTGCTGATGTGATGAGCATTGTCATTGAGAAAATGGACATCGTCACATTGGACATTTGCACTTGTCTTCTGCCACTTCTGTCTGGTCTTCTTGGTAGTGATATGGATAG GCATTTGAGCATCTGTCTGGACATGCTGCTTAAGCTGGTCAGGGTATTTGGTTCCATGATATATTCAACCATATCTGCTTCTACACCTGTTGGTGTAGACATCGAGGCAGAACAAAG GTTTGAGCGTTGCAACCTATGCTTTATAGAACTCGAAAAAGTAAAACGCTGTCTGCCCACTCTTTCCAG AAGAGGGGGATCAGTTGCAAAATCTGCCCAGGAATTGAACCTAGCACTTCAAGAAGTATCATGA
- the LOC108476343 gene encoding katanin p80 WD40 repeat-containing subunit B1 homolog KTN80.3 isoform X2, whose amino-acid sequence MTTKRAYKLQEFVAHSSSVNCLKIGRKSSRVLVTGGEDHKVNLWAIGKPNAILSLSGHTSGIDSVSFDSSEVLVAAGAASGTIKLWDLEEAKIVRTLTGHRSNCISVDFHPFGEFFASGSLDTNLKIWDIRKKGCIHTYKGHTRGVNTIRFTPDGRWVVSGGEDNIVKVWDLTAGKLLHDFKYHEGQIQCLDFHPHEFLLATGSADRTVKFWDLETFELIGSAGPETTGVRCLTFNPDGRTVLCGLHESLKVFSWEPIRCHDGVDVGWSKLSDLNIHEGKLLGCSYNQSCVGVWVVDISRIEPYAVGNANRVNGHSEPKSSSGGNLSVLNENTAKPSMGRFSVSQNPDPLVKETKSLGRLSVSQNSDPAKESKTPGNAPGNPQRVNLNTAPKTTQPNSVTVPTVAAPKRSSTKASVAISVPIFNKSDVIPVIVPRNDARLDQAAESRKEVGISGRSVEQAADSRNEVGITGRNLEPSQLAAESRKEVGIAGKSLEPRQPAAESRKEAGIVGRTLEQGADSRKELGIVGRTMPFSLQSKTNSFRKFQNFKEDMDQPAISAASETTGSKASEFNSVLDRSIFSAVRGPIQGISAAERNMREDRCIGSGKSEPNSAAELPSSYRDENHDAHVQKTHRDTYPLESLKGGRTRPVVLNIEKRGRSSNYDGPIMSVSPKNASMANMPSVNVYKQRGYAASVEKEMPSASDGDAVADLMEQHDQFISSMQSRLAKLQAVHRYWERKDIKGAIGAIEKMADHAVLADVMSIVIEKMDIVTLDICTCLLPLLSGLLGSDMDRHLSICLDMLLKLVRVFGSMIYSTISASTPVGVDIEAEQRFERCNLCFIELEKVKRCLPTLSRGGSVAKSAQELNLALQEVS is encoded by the exons ATGACCACCAAGCGCGCTTACAAGCTAC AGGAATTTGTGGCACACTCTTCAAGTGTGAATTGCCTAAAGATTGGAAGGAAATCTTCGAGGGTTCTTGTGACTGGTGGGGAAGATCACAAGGTTAATCTTTGGGCTATTGGTAAACCCAACGCCATACTG AGTTTATCCGGACATACTAGTGGGATAGATTCCGTGAGCTTTGATTCTTCAGAAGTCTTGGTAGCTGCAGGTGCTGCAAGTGGTACCATCAAACTTTGGGATTTGGAGGAGGCAAAAA TTGTTCGGACTCTGACTGGTCATAGATCCAATTGCATCTCTGTGGATTTCCACCCCTTTGGTGAGTTCTTTGCATCTGGTTCTCTTGATACGAATCTCAAGATATGGGATATCAGAAAGAAAGGGTGTATCCACACTTACAAGGGCCATACTCGAGGAGTCAATACAATCAGGTTTACACCAGATGGCCGATGGGTTGTATCTGGTGGCGAGGACAACATTGTGAAG GTCTGGGATTTGACTGCTGGAAAACTATTACACGATTTCAAGTATCATGAAGGCCAAATTCAGTGCTTAGATTTCCATCCTCATGAGTTTCTATTGGCTACAG GTTCAGCTGATCGGACTGTTAAATTTTGGGACCTTGAAACCTTTGAACTTATTGGTTCAGCTGGGCCTGAG ACCACTGGAGTCCGTTGCTTGACCTTCAATCCTGATGGGAGGACTGTACTGTGTGGGTTGCATGAAAGTCTGAAG GTTTTCTCCTGGGAACCAATAAGATGTCATGATGGTGTGGATGTGGGATGGTCTAAATTGTCAGATCTTAATATTCATGAAGGAAAACTTCTTGGCTGCTCGTATAATCAAAGCTGTGTTGGAGTATGGGTTGTAGATATCTCG CGTATAGAGCCATATGCTGTTGGTAATGCTAATCGTGTGAATGGTCACTCTGAACCCAAATCTAGTTCAGGTGGAAACCTCTCCGTACTGAATGAGAACACAGCAAAACCTAGTATGGGAAGATTTTCTGTTTCACAAAATCCTGATCCTTTAGTGAAGGAAACAAAATCCCTTGGAAGGTTGTCTGTTTCACAAAACTCAGATCCTGCCAAGGAGTCCAAAA CCCCAGGAAATGCACCCGGTAACCCTCAGAGGGTCAATTTAAACACTGCTCCAAAGACTACTCAACCAAATTCCGTAACTGTTCCTACTGTAGCAGCTCCAAAGAGGAGTTCTACGAAGGCTAGTGTGGCcatcagtgttccaattttcaacaAGTCAGATGTCATACCTGTGATTGTGCCTAGAAATGATGCTAGGTTGGATCAGGCTGCTGAATCAAGAAAAGAAGTTGGAATATCTGGGAGAAGTGTGGAGCAGGCTGCTGATTCAAGAAACGAAGTTGGAATAACTGGGAGAAATTTAGAGCCAAGTCAACTTGCTGCTGAATCTAGAAAAGAAGTTGGAATAGCTGGGAAGAGTTTAGAGCCAAGGCAACCGGCTGCTGAATCTAGAAAAGAAGCTGGAATAGTTGGGAGAACTTTGGAGCAGGGAGCTGATTCCAGAAAAGAACTTGGTATTGTTGGAAGAACCATGCCATTTTCTTTGCAGTCAAAGACAAATAGTTTTCGGAAGTTTCAAAATTTCAAGGAAGACATGGACCAGCCAGCTATCTCTGCTGCCTCTGAAACTACAGGTTCTAAGGCTTCTGAATTCAACAGTGTGCTGGACAGGAGTATTTTTTCTGCTGTAAGAGGCCCTATTCAAGGAATATCTGCTGCTGAAAGGAATATGAGGGAAGATAGGTGCATTGGCTCTGGCAAGAGTGAACCAAACTCAGCAGCAGAGTTGCCTTCAAGCTACCGGGATGAAAATC ATGATGCACATGTGCAAAAAACACATAGAGATACATATCCTTTAGAAAGCCTAAAAGGAG GAAGAACACGTCCAGTAGTCTTAAATATTGAGAAAAGAGGGAGATCTTCTAATTATGATGGACCTATTATGAGTGTCTCTCCGAAGAATGCATCAATGGCAAACATGCCTTCTGTCAATGTG TATAAACAAAGAGGATACGCTGCATCTGTGGAAAAAGAAATGCCTTCTGCCAGTGATGGGGATGCTGTTGCAGATCTAATGGAGCAACATGACCAATTCATTAGTTCCATGCAATCTCGTTTAGCTAAGTTACAG GCTGTTCATCGGTATTGGGAAAGAAAAGACATAAAGGGGGCAATTGGTGCAATTGAAAAGATGGCTGATCATGCT GTGCTTGCTGATGTGATGAGCATTGTCATTGAGAAAATGGACATCGTCACATTGGACATTTGCACTTGTCTTCTGCCACTTCTGTCTGGTCTTCTTGGTAGTGATATGGATAG GCATTTGAGCATCTGTCTGGACATGCTGCTTAAGCTGGTCAGGGTATTTGGTTCCATGATATATTCAACCATATCTGCTTCTACACCTGTTGGTGTAGACATCGAGGCAGAACAAAG GTTTGAGCGTTGCAACCTATGCTTTATAGAACTCGAAAAAGTAAAACGCTGTCTGCCCACTCTTTCCAG AGGGGGATCAGTTGCAAAATCTGCCCAGGAATTGAACCTAGCACTTCAAGAAGTATCATGA